Proteins encoded by one window of Ralstonia sp. RRA:
- a CDS encoding OmpA family protein has product MKAKSIVLLSLGLALYAGVACRPALAEGPTADATPSSADIVKQLTPEPKSRSLRGIVIERQQQAGPPRQSVDLTVGFELASAKFTAESRQVLDNLGTALNDASLLGSHFRIVGHTDASGNPGTNLALSKKRAEAVAHYLETRHGVAADRLTVEGVGSSQLKDPAHPRAGVNRRVEVINLDS; this is encoded by the coding sequence ATGAAGGCCAAGTCCATCGTGTTGCTGTCGTTGGGCCTTGCCCTGTATGCGGGTGTGGCCTGCCGGCCGGCGCTGGCGGAAGGGCCGACGGCCGATGCCACGCCGTCTTCGGCCGACATCGTCAAGCAATTGACGCCGGAACCCAAGAGCCGCAGCCTGCGCGGCATCGTCATCGAGCGCCAGCAGCAGGCGGGCCCGCCGCGCCAGTCAGTCGACCTCACTGTCGGCTTTGAGTTGGCATCGGCCAAGTTCACCGCCGAGAGCCGGCAGGTGCTGGATAACCTGGGCACGGCATTGAACGACGCATCACTGCTGGGCAGTCATTTCCGCATCGTTGGCCATACGGATGCCTCGGGCAATCCGGGAACCAATCTCGCATTGTCGAAAAAGCGGGCGGAGGCCGTGGCTCACTACCTCGAAACCCGACACGGCGTTGCAGCAGACCGGTTGACCGTTGAAGGCGTCGGCAGCTCGCAGTTGAAGGACCCCGCGCACCCAAGAGCGGGTGTCAACCGCCGTGTCGAGGTCATCAATCTCGATTCCTGA
- a CDS encoding DUF4852 domain-containing protein encodes MLTTHSARQIARACALLFALSGTLNLAACSDKAGDAAKATTAAPTTPNLAQATSPQVLRDTQAAAAREALPKADASTPDSSYVTLDSGNQLMYAYLALTGMPPDYPQVASNISKDYARATDEFRKHDLLTALAPRIDADIAAAKSRRYFKMTVPNPISKYSFEQKGFPLDNSLWEAGAYRYFFDNGEYKLGFSNGDTFHYLKVDNEATARAIEAQRARFDAVKLMVYGYYQSADTAQKIVTAQIVKVALIDKQGNVLAAQ; translated from the coding sequence ATGCTGACCACCCACTCCGCCCGCCAGATCGCTCGCGCCTGCGCACTGTTGTTCGCACTCTCTGGCACCTTGAACCTGGCCGCCTGCAGCGACAAGGCAGGCGATGCCGCCAAAGCAACGACAGCCGCCCCAACCACACCCAACCTTGCCCAGGCTACGTCGCCGCAAGTCCTGCGCGATACGCAAGCCGCCGCCGCACGCGAGGCCCTGCCGAAAGCCGACGCGTCCACGCCCGACAGCAGCTACGTCACGCTCGATAGCGGCAACCAGCTCATGTATGCCTACCTGGCACTCACGGGCATGCCACCGGACTATCCGCAAGTCGCCAGCAACATCTCCAAAGACTATGCGCGCGCCACGGATGAGTTCCGAAAGCACGACCTGCTGACGGCGCTCGCACCCCGGATCGACGCCGACATCGCGGCCGCCAAGTCGCGCCGCTACTTCAAGATGACGGTCCCGAACCCCATCAGCAAATACAGCTTCGAGCAGAAGGGCTTCCCTCTGGACAACTCGCTCTGGGAAGCGGGTGCCTATCGCTACTTCTTCGACAACGGCGAATACAAGCTCGGCTTCAGCAACGGCGATACATTCCATTATCTGAAGGTCGACAACGAAGCCACCGCACGCGCCATCGAGGCCCAGCGTGCCCGCTTCGATGCGGTCAAGCTTATGGTGTACGGCTACTACCAAAGTGCCGATACTGCGCAGAAGATCGTCACTGCACAGATCGTCAAGGTTGCTCTGATCGACAAGCAGGGCAACGTTCTGGCTGCGCAGTAG
- a CDS encoding caspase family protein has protein sequence MSRHRTRAANGLHLASMVVAVWLLISGAGRATAGTPTPAISASTQAESIDYRSAPKFAVVIGNTRYPGRYALHNAESDARLVAARLKQAGYATELLINTDRGTLYQALGRLAETMKAGGAAAFYYAGHGMQIRGRNYLIPIDAPLDRPDALSQTAMPVDYLISRLKDSGAHLSLVMLDACRNDPEEGGFSGAYRGAGAPAGFVAQKPANGMLVAYATQPGERALDGRGANGPFAQALSNWLTRPGMPIEDVMKHVMTDVRASTHDEQRPWIATSLIGDFALVPATNAQARLMLARPGRNVDGTPARGAAPSSGEAAPVSTADGKPLPQWFQTAGQEEQMAMAQQIEREAKGVNRDDLPRLERQARGGNVMAASVLGTAYRNGFGAGTQVMRSNTIAMRWFRLAAAQDMPYALNELGEMFYLGHGTTRDVVQARRYYEAAAAQGYMPAKLNLFQVQAESGQVTPQSLMEMFNSATRAARPSN, from the coding sequence ATGAGCAGACACCGCACGCGCGCTGCCAACGGGCTGCACCTTGCGAGCATGGTCGTCGCAGTATGGCTCCTGATCTCTGGTGCCGGGCGCGCGACGGCCGGCACGCCAACGCCCGCCATCTCTGCATCCACGCAAGCCGAATCGATCGACTACCGCAGCGCGCCCAAGTTTGCCGTGGTGATCGGCAATACGCGCTACCCAGGGCGGTACGCCCTGCACAACGCCGAGAGCGACGCCCGGCTGGTCGCCGCGCGGCTCAAGCAGGCGGGCTATGCCACCGAGCTGCTCATCAACACCGACCGCGGCACGCTGTATCAGGCGCTTGGCCGTTTGGCGGAAACCATGAAAGCCGGCGGCGCGGCGGCGTTCTACTACGCCGGCCACGGCATGCAGATCCGCGGGCGCAACTACCTGATTCCCATCGACGCACCGCTGGACCGCCCCGATGCGCTGTCGCAAACAGCCATGCCGGTCGACTACCTGATCAGCCGGCTCAAAGACAGCGGCGCACATCTGTCACTGGTGATGCTCGACGCCTGCCGCAACGATCCTGAAGAAGGCGGCTTCAGTGGCGCCTACCGTGGCGCTGGCGCACCGGCCGGCTTCGTTGCACAAAAGCCCGCCAACGGCATGCTGGTGGCCTACGCCACGCAACCCGGCGAGCGTGCACTGGACGGACGCGGTGCCAACGGCCCGTTTGCACAAGCCCTGTCGAACTGGCTCACGCGCCCCGGCATGCCCATCGAAGACGTCATGAAACACGTCATGACCGACGTTCGTGCGAGCACGCACGACGAACAACGGCCGTGGATCGCCACCTCGCTGATTGGTGACTTTGCGCTCGTGCCCGCCACCAATGCCCAAGCGCGCCTGATGCTCGCGCGGCCAGGGCGCAATGTCGACGGCACACCTGCGCGCGGCGCTGCACCGTCGTCAGGAGAGGCGGCCCCCGTCAGCACGGCCGACGGCAAACCCCTGCCGCAGTGGTTCCAGACCGCCGGGCAGGAAGAACAGATGGCGATGGCTCAACAGATCGAGCGCGAGGCCAAGGGCGTCAACCGTGACGATCTGCCCCGCCTGGAACGCCAGGCACGCGGCGGCAACGTGATGGCCGCTTCGGTACTCGGCACGGCCTACCGCAACGGTTTTGGTGCGGGTACGCAGGTCATGCGCAGCAACACCATCGCCATGCGCTGGTTCCGGCTGGCAGCCGCGCAGGACATGCCCTATGCACTCAACGAACTAGGCGAGATGTTCTACCTCGGGCACGGGACCACGCGCGATGTAGTACAGGCACGCCGCTACTACGAAGCAGCGGCGGCGCAGGGCTACATGCCCGCAAAACTCAATCTCTTCCAGGTGCAGGCCGAGTCTGGGCAGGTCACGCCCCAATCGCTCATGGAGATGTTCAACTCCGCCACCCGCGCTGCCCGACCGAGCAACTGA
- a CDS encoding sigma factor, producing the protein MNRDDVENQELTHLLRKFGQPGANGRAAEQAQREFYHRMYKTIDLCALQTAKFNREIAVVAVQETWLQILNAAPKYDPERSSVKTWVQRITQYCTLTELRKHYKEVRVRDALRTGSSHPTDADDDTANEDIQGDLLNSLTCPVLPHDSTGDAAYQQQVIAAAKDCLEKLPAGRSPNYRLAMELALDEDLTYEHMKTVLQAHMPEGKLLNSEQVRGWVREAANRMRACLGRKLGMGKEKTK; encoded by the coding sequence ATGAATCGCGACGACGTCGAAAACCAAGAGTTGACGCACCTGCTGCGCAAGTTTGGCCAGCCAGGTGCCAATGGCCGTGCCGCTGAACAGGCGCAGCGCGAGTTCTACCACCGGATGTACAAGACCATCGACCTGTGCGCCCTGCAAACGGCAAAATTCAACCGGGAAATTGCCGTCGTGGCCGTACAGGAGACGTGGCTGCAGATCCTGAACGCCGCGCCCAAGTACGACCCGGAACGCAGCTCGGTCAAAACCTGGGTGCAACGCATCACCCAGTACTGCACGCTCACCGAACTGCGCAAGCATTACAAAGAGGTGCGCGTTCGTGATGCCTTGCGCACCGGCAGCAGTCATCCCACCGACGCTGACGACGACACGGCCAACGAAGACATTCAAGGTGACTTGCTCAACAGCCTGACATGTCCGGTGTTGCCTCACGACAGCACCGGTGACGCGGCCTATCAGCAGCAAGTCATCGCAGCTGCTAAGGATTGCCTGGAAAAACTGCCGGCTGGCCGCAGCCCGAACTACCGGCTGGCAATGGAGCTCGCGCTCGACGAAGACCTGACCTACGAACACATGAAAACGGTGCTGCAAGCCCACATGCCCGAGGGCAAGCTGCTCAACAGCGAACAGGTGCGCGGCTGGGTCCGCGAGGCGGCAAACCGGATGCGCGCATGCCTGGGCCGCAAACTGGGCATGGGCAAGGAGAAGACCAAATGA
- a CDS encoding YbjN domain-containing protein, producing the protein MHDHVKHLLDHLLADGYPAERDDDGDIRFKREGMTYALCFDEDDPDFAKLILPNVWRIDSEPELRQALAALDQVNRRMKLVKAHTQAGAVWFTVELLFDDQRAWERHLSRAVRAIARAVMMFGDAMQDPRADDQAGTPLN; encoded by the coding sequence ATGCACGACCACGTCAAACACCTGCTCGATCACCTGCTCGCCGATGGCTATCCGGCCGAACGCGACGACGACGGTGACATTCGCTTCAAACGCGAAGGGATGACCTATGCGCTGTGCTTTGATGAAGATGACCCCGATTTCGCCAAACTGATCCTGCCCAACGTCTGGCGCATCGATTCCGAGCCGGAACTGCGGCAGGCGTTGGCGGCACTCGATCAGGTCAACCGCCGCATGAAGCTGGTCAAGGCGCATACGCAGGCCGGTGCGGTGTGGTTTACCGTCGAGTTGCTGTTTGATGACCAGCGCGCGTGGGAGCGCCATTTGTCTCGCGCAGTTCGGGCGATTGCGCGTGCGGTCATGATGTTTGGCGATGCCATGCAAGACCCGCGTGCAGACGACCAGGCAGGTACCCCCCTCAACTGA
- a CDS encoding glycerophosphodiester phosphodiesterase family protein, with protein MKIHAHRGSADAPENSASALRSAYAGDWDGVEIDMQQLADGTWVLHHDLTTGRAVMTGSKLPVAQLMPADWRRARMTLHGRATDEAPPFLADAAAIAAAHPDKTFNAEIKQVVGNCQPVQALVAQLQQAIPHGNWFLTSGLRTPLRCARGADRQGYLGLIVFDGRNAEAAASNRWTHLIAQHASSPRLTRAWMLDLVAELDKPAGVHVDAKTMDANPTLLDDAAATGLSVFAYAVDGDAALANAIGRAHARTNRLPSGAIIDGRADLFCAQVRQAVRLR; from the coding sequence ATGAAGATCCATGCCCACCGGGGTTCTGCGGATGCGCCGGAGAACTCCGCCAGCGCTCTGCGCAGCGCTTACGCCGGCGACTGGGACGGCGTGGAAATCGACATGCAGCAACTGGCCGACGGCACGTGGGTGTTGCACCATGACCTGACCACCGGCCGGGCCGTCATGACCGGCAGCAAGTTGCCGGTAGCCCAACTGATGCCCGCCGACTGGCGGCGCGCACGCATGACACTGCACGGCCGAGCAACCGATGAGGCGCCACCCTTCCTTGCCGACGCCGCGGCCATTGCCGCTGCCCATCCGGACAAGACCTTCAACGCCGAGATCAAGCAGGTGGTCGGCAACTGCCAGCCGGTGCAAGCCCTGGTCGCACAGTTGCAACAGGCCATCCCGCACGGCAACTGGTTTCTGACATCGGGGCTGCGCACACCGCTGCGCTGCGCACGCGGCGCCGACCGCCAGGGTTATCTCGGCCTGATCGTCTTTGACGGACGCAACGCCGAGGCTGCAGCCTCCAACCGCTGGACACATCTGATCGCGCAGCACGCAAGCTCGCCCCGCCTGACACGCGCATGGATGCTTGACCTGGTGGCAGAACTGGACAAGCCTGCCGGCGTTCACGTGGATGCCAAGACAATGGATGCCAACCCGACACTGTTGGACGATGCCGCCGCCACCGGACTGTCAGTCTTTGCCTATGCCGTGGATGGCGATGCCGCATTGGCAAACGCCATCGGCCGCGCACATGCCCGTACCAACCGGTTGCCGAGCGGGGCCATCATCGACGGCCGCGCCGATCTTTTCTGCGCGCAAGTCCGGCAAGCGGTGCGCCTGCGCTAG
- a CDS encoding DUF4755 domain-containing protein, producing the protein MRALMKLMWILSGLWAFFFGLVGLITLLAAKSPGIGLLVLIVAAVPVFLVWRWSKSHQASAEKHLREMIGLTEGTGYLFASGVESACGIALNPATRKIALIEAGVRKAYSFDDIREWQTIHETAGQVIGGGLQGAVANIGANSAAAARSGLFITVRDIDRPKWRIVMPQNEHARWMEIMHQVVNEQ; encoded by the coding sequence ATGCGTGCCCTGATGAAGTTGATGTGGATTCTGTCGGGACTTTGGGCTTTCTTTTTCGGTCTCGTGGGTTTGATCACCTTGTTGGCAGCCAAAAGCCCCGGGATCGGATTGCTTGTCCTGATCGTCGCAGCCGTTCCGGTCTTTCTGGTGTGGCGCTGGAGCAAAAGCCACCAAGCATCGGCGGAAAAGCACCTGCGCGAGATGATCGGTCTGACTGAAGGCACGGGTTACCTGTTTGCTTCGGGTGTGGAATCGGCATGCGGCATTGCACTCAACCCGGCAACACGCAAGATCGCCCTGATCGAAGCGGGCGTGCGGAAGGCGTACAGCTTTGACGACATTCGCGAGTGGCAGACGATTCACGAAACGGCCGGGCAGGTCATCGGCGGCGGATTGCAGGGTGCCGTTGCCAACATAGGCGCCAACAGCGCGGCGGCGGCACGCAGCGGCCTGTTCATCACCGTGCGCGACATCGACCGTCCGAAGTGGCGCATCGTCATGCCGCAAAATGAACATGCGCGCTGGATGGAAATCATGCACCAGGTCGTGAACGAGCAATAA
- a CDS encoding GlxA family transcriptional regulator, with the protein MPHRIAVLVFPDFQVLDAAGPVAAFEVASRYRDDHYALRVVAAQPGLVRSSAGALWAAEALPPASQVDTLLVAGGDGVDAAMLDARTRRFVQRCAARGARVASVCSGSLLLASTGLLDGRRATTHWCRSEQFARDFPQVQLEADHIYVNDGRFWTSAGISAGIDLALAVIADDLGERVARAVARQLVVYYRRPGGQSQFSALNEMDSARGRFKPLLDHVRRNLGAPHRVGDLAEHACMSPRHFARAFQAETGLTPAKAVEKLRVEAARAALESGATSMQRVANECGFGDTERMRRSFQRLLGMPPSVLRAR; encoded by the coding sequence ATGCCCCATCGCATTGCCGTTCTTGTGTTTCCTGACTTCCAGGTGCTCGACGCCGCCGGGCCGGTGGCCGCATTCGAGGTGGCCAGCCGCTACCGGGATGACCACTACGCCCTGCGGGTCGTGGCCGCACAGCCCGGCCTGGTGCGCAGTTCGGCGGGCGCGCTTTGGGCGGCCGAGGCGCTGCCGCCCGCAAGCCAGGTCGACACTCTGCTCGTGGCCGGCGGCGATGGCGTGGACGCCGCCATGCTGGATGCACGCACGCGCCGTTTCGTGCAGCGCTGCGCGGCACGTGGCGCACGCGTGGCCAGCGTGTGCTCAGGCAGCCTGCTGCTGGCCTCCACGGGCTTGCTGGACGGCCGGCGTGCCACCACGCACTGGTGCCGCAGCGAGCAGTTCGCGCGCGACTTCCCGCAGGTGCAGCTGGAGGCCGACCACATCTACGTGAACGACGGCCGCTTCTGGACCAGCGCGGGCATCAGCGCCGGTATCGACCTCGCACTCGCGGTCATTGCTGACGACCTGGGCGAGCGCGTGGCACGCGCGGTGGCACGGCAGCTTGTCGTCTACTACCGGCGCCCCGGTGGGCAATCGCAGTTCTCGGCGCTCAACGAAATGGACTCCGCCCGCGGCCGCTTCAAACCGCTGCTGGATCACGTGCGCCGCAACCTGGGCGCACCCCACCGCGTGGGCGACCTGGCCGAACACGCCTGCATGAGCCCGCGCCACTTCGCACGTGCCTTCCAGGCCGAGACGGGCCTTACCCCAGCCAAGGCTGTCGAGAAGCTGCGCGTGGAGGCCGCCCGCGCCGCGCTGGAAAGCGGCGCCACGTCCATGCAGCGCGTGGCGAACGAATGCGGATTTGGCGATACGGAACGGATGCGCCGCAGCTTTCAGCGCTTGCTGGGCATGCCGCCGTCGGTGTTGCGGGCGCGGTAG
- a CDS encoding DJ-1/PfpI family protein, with product MSASPFIVVFALFDRVTQLDFTGPDEVFWRLPGAQCVMASARGGEIRADGGLTITNVQRLADIERADLICVPGGFGVIEAMADADFVREVRRLADGARYVTSVCSGSLVLGAAGLLQGKRAGCHWAWRDLLPPFGATVDESRVVRDGNLITGGGVTAGIDMALTVMADIAGAEYAQSVQLGIEYAPAPPFECGRPELAAPQVLTAVKTRLNTLRADRHAAVQKAAQLL from the coding sequence ATGAGTGCTTCCCCCTTCATCGTTGTGTTTGCTCTGTTCGATCGCGTTACCCAGCTGGATTTCACCGGCCCGGACGAGGTGTTCTGGCGCCTGCCCGGCGCGCAGTGCGTGATGGCATCGGCGCGTGGCGGAGAGATCCGCGCAGATGGCGGGCTCACCATCACGAATGTGCAGCGTCTGGCTGACATTGAGCGTGCCGATCTCATCTGCGTACCCGGTGGCTTTGGCGTGATCGAAGCCATGGCCGACGCCGACTTCGTGCGTGAAGTGCGCCGGCTGGCGGATGGCGCGCGCTATGTCACCTCGGTGTGTAGCGGCTCGCTCGTGCTGGGTGCCGCCGGTTTGTTGCAAGGCAAGCGTGCAGGCTGCCATTGGGCGTGGCGTGATCTGCTGCCGCCCTTCGGTGCCACTGTGGACGAGAGCCGCGTAGTGCGTGACGGCAACCTCATCACCGGCGGCGGCGTGACGGCGGGCATCGACATGGCGCTCACTGTCATGGCCGACATTGCCGGCGCCGAGTATGCGCAGTCAGTGCAACTCGGCATCGAGTACGCACCGGCGCCGCCGTTCGAGTGTGGACGCCCCGAGCTGGCCGCGCCGCAAGTTCTCACAGCTGTGAAGACGCGCCTGAATACCCTGCGCGCGGATCGCCATGCAGCGGTGCAGAAGGCAGCCCAACTGCTGTGA
- a CDS encoding 5'-methylthioadenosine/adenosylhomocysteine nucleosidase, which translates to MNTPSPNLNANGPGGPSGPIGIVAALHEEINELLTLLSGARAVHVGSRDFWTGELDGQAVVVVLSRVGKVAAASTATMLVAQFGVRAVVFAGVAGALAPGVAVGDVVVSSELLQHDVDASPLFPRWEIPLTGVARFQADAALAQGLLDSARAVLADPLGLLGQPVMEAFGIAAPQAYAGLIISGDRFVSTSAESAALRAALPDALAVEMEGAAVAQICHEWGVPFAAIRTISDRADDAASVDFAQFIAEVDSRYSVAILRRWLATAPW; encoded by the coding sequence ATGAATACACCGTCCCCCAACCTGAACGCCAACGGCCCCGGTGGCCCCAGTGGTCCCATTGGCATCGTGGCCGCGCTGCATGAAGAGATCAACGAGCTGCTGACGCTGCTGTCTGGCGCACGCGCCGTACATGTCGGCAGCCGGGATTTCTGGACGGGCGAGCTGGATGGCCAGGCCGTGGTGGTGGTGCTGTCGCGCGTTGGCAAGGTGGCGGCGGCCTCCACGGCAACCATGCTGGTTGCGCAGTTTGGTGTGCGGGCCGTGGTGTTTGCCGGCGTGGCCGGTGCGCTGGCACCCGGGGTGGCGGTGGGCGATGTGGTGGTGTCGTCCGAACTGCTGCAGCACGACGTGGATGCCTCGCCGCTGTTCCCGCGCTGGGAGATTCCGCTGACGGGCGTGGCGCGCTTTCAGGCCGATGCTGCGCTGGCCCAAGGGCTGCTCGACAGCGCCCGTGCCGTGCTGGCCGATCCGCTTGGGTTGCTGGGGCAGCCGGTCATGGAGGCGTTCGGCATTGCCGCGCCGCAGGCATACGCCGGTCTCATCATCAGCGGAGACCGCTTCGTTTCCACCTCGGCCGAAAGCGCTGCGTTGCGGGCAGCCTTGCCCGACGCGCTGGCCGTTGAAATGGAAGGCGCCGCAGTCGCGCAGATCTGCCACGAGTGGGGCGTGCCGTTTGCCGCCATCCGCACGATCTCTGACCGCGCAGACGACGCGGCCAGCGTGGACTTTGCACAGTTCATTGCGGAGGTGGATTCGCGCTACAGCGTGGCGATTCTGCGCCGATGGCTGGCTACTGCGCCTTGGTGA
- a CDS encoding lysozyme inhibitor LprI family protein, translating into MNTRATLKALAVSLTLLTCGAGALAAETLGQGIKRRAPQGITTKLYACVDKADASGGATAIAACLTAEKTAQDNRLDSTYKALLGKLNGVAKDALVNSEQAWQDFHEKTGAFETTVYGKEAADDLQRLENTVFRLSERANALEKYLAITKAQ; encoded by the coding sequence TTGAACACGCGAGCGACACTGAAGGCACTTGCCGTCTCCCTCACCCTGCTCACCTGCGGTGCAGGGGCGCTCGCGGCCGAGACCCTGGGCCAGGGCATCAAACGCCGCGCGCCCCAGGGCATCACCACCAAGCTCTATGCCTGCGTCGACAAGGCCGATGCCAGCGGCGGCGCTACCGCCATCGCGGCATGCCTAACTGCGGAAAAGACGGCGCAGGACAACCGGCTGGACAGCACGTACAAGGCGCTGCTGGGCAAGCTCAATGGCGTGGCAAAAGACGCGCTGGTGAACTCAGAACAGGCCTGGCAAGACTTTCACGAGAAGACCGGCGCCTTTGAAACCACGGTCTACGGCAAGGAGGCCGCGGACGATCTGCAGCGGCTTGAGAACACGGTCTTCCGCCTGAGTGAACGCGCCAACGCGCTCGAGAAGTATCTGGCGATCACCAAGGCGCAGTAG
- a CDS encoding DJ-1/PfpI family protein, with product MHIAILTFDGFNELDSLIALGVLNRIKKPDWRVTLCCPQAQVTSMNGVTVHAQSLLEDARTADAVLVGSGVRTREVVADAGLMARLALDPARQLIGAQCSGTLVLAKLGLVGNVPACTDLTTKPWVQEAGVEVLNQPFYANGNVATAGGCFASPYLAAWVIARTEGLEAATAALHYVAPVGEKEAYVANALKNLQPYLPG from the coding sequence ATGCACATCGCCATCCTCACCTTTGACGGATTCAACGAGCTGGACTCACTCATCGCCCTGGGCGTGCTCAACCGCATCAAGAAGCCTGACTGGCGCGTGACGCTGTGCTGCCCGCAGGCGCAGGTCACGTCGATGAACGGTGTGACGGTCCATGCGCAGTCGCTGCTGGAAGACGCGCGCACGGCAGATGCCGTCCTGGTCGGCAGCGGCGTGCGCACGCGTGAGGTCGTCGCCGATGCGGGGTTGATGGCGCGCCTGGCGCTCGACCCTGCGCGTCAGCTGATTGGCGCACAGTGCTCCGGCACGTTGGTCCTTGCCAAGCTGGGGCTGGTGGGCAACGTGCCGGCATGCACGGACTTGACGACCAAACCCTGGGTGCAGGAGGCGGGGGTAGAAGTGTTGAACCAGCCGTTCTATGCAAACGGCAATGTGGCGACGGCTGGCGGGTGTTTTGCTTCACCGTACCTGGCGGCGTGGGTCATTGCGCGCACCGAAGGTCTGGAAGCCGCCACTGCAGCGCTGCACTACGTGGCGCCCGTGGGTGAGAAAGAGGCCTATGTGGCAAACGCTTTGAAGAATTTGCAGCCCTACCTGCCGGGCTGA